In a single window of the Deinococcus cellulosilyticus NBRC 106333 = KACC 11606 genome:
- the nagZ gene encoding beta-N-acetylhexosaminidase, giving the protein MSRFQQRAGQHMIVDIPGPTLDPDTRAFLQKYRFKGICLFRRNVESPEQLRTLMADLREVLGEEALIAIDQEGGAVIRILDTPQAPSAMALGATANPELSRQVGAAVGRGLRSYGINWNYAPSLDVNVNPFNPMIGDRSFGSDPESVALHGVNWALGLEEAGVMASVKHFPGHGDTHIDTHLALPTVNKPIEELLKTELHPFKKAAEAGVGSMMTAHIIFPALDSENPATLSRNILTGLLRDSWGYAGLIVTDAMDMHAISRQYEGGQAAIKALNAGADLILCVNDLKLQEKQVEAIARAIEEGVLSEDLLSRSEEKLAHFSARFPCTPLPYPEEARQADEELMLTASRQALTEYHIEELPAPDTRILLLAPDKLSVGGAYEDTLSPEHLQERLQEVYSEVKLLTYTQQDPLKALPELFAALQDAHHVVLGGLARELFNEQELQLISEIQSQGVPILHLALWNPYQVMQLDLPALITYGFRHNALQALTETLQGKSPAGKLPVQF; this is encoded by the coding sequence ATGAGCCGATTCCAACAGCGCGCCGGTCAACACATGATCGTGGACATCCCAGGCCCCACCCTGGACCCAGACACCCGAGCTTTCCTGCAGAAATACCGTTTCAAAGGGATATGCCTGTTCAGACGCAACGTAGAGTCCCCTGAACAGCTCAGGACCCTGATGGCAGACCTGCGAGAAGTGCTGGGCGAAGAAGCCCTGATTGCCATTGACCAGGAAGGAGGAGCGGTGATTCGCATTCTGGACACCCCTCAGGCCCCTTCTGCCATGGCCCTTGGTGCAACCGCCAACCCCGAACTCAGCAGACAGGTCGGGGCTGCAGTGGGAAGAGGCCTTCGTTCTTACGGCATCAACTGGAACTACGCCCCTTCCCTGGATGTCAACGTCAATCCTTTCAACCCCATGATCGGAGACCGCAGTTTCGGCAGTGATCCTGAATCTGTGGCCCTGCACGGGGTCAACTGGGCACTCGGACTGGAAGAGGCCGGAGTGATGGCGAGCGTCAAACACTTCCCCGGACACGGGGACACCCACATCGACACCCACCTGGCCCTGCCCACCGTGAACAAACCCATCGAAGAACTGCTGAAAACCGAATTGCATCCCTTCAAGAAAGCTGCAGAGGCAGGGGTGGGTTCCATGATGACCGCCCACATCATCTTCCCTGCTCTGGACAGTGAAAATCCTGCAACGCTTTCCAGAAACATCCTCACTGGCCTGCTCAGGGACAGCTGGGGTTATGCGGGCCTCATTGTCACTGATGCCATGGACATGCACGCCATCAGCAGGCAATACGAAGGCGGGCAGGCTGCCATCAAGGCCCTGAATGCCGGAGCAGACCTGATCCTGTGCGTAAACGACCTGAAGCTGCAGGAAAAACAGGTGGAGGCCATCGCCAGAGCCATTGAAGAGGGCGTCCTCTCAGAAGACCTGCTCTCCCGCAGTGAAGAAAAACTGGCCCATTTCAGTGCGCGCTTTCCCTGCACCCCTCTTCCCTACCCTGAAGAAGCGCGTCAGGCCGATGAAGAATTGATGCTGACCGCCTCCAGACAGGCCCTCACCGAATACCACATAGAAGAACTTCCAGCACCAGACACACGAATCCTCCTGCTGGCCCCAGACAAACTCTCTGTGGGTGGAGCCTACGAGGACACCCTCTCTCCTGAACATTTGCAAGAACGCCTGCAGGAGGTGTACTCCGAAGTCAAACTGCTGACCTACACCCAGCAGGACCCCCTCAAAGCCCTCCCTGAACTCTTTGCTGCCTTGCAGGATGCCCACCATGTGGTCCTGGGAGGTCTGGCCCGTGAGCTTTTCAATGAACAGGAACTGCAGCTCATCTCTGAGATCCAGTCCCAGGGGGTCCCCATCTTGCATCTGGCCCTGTGGAACCCCTATCAGGTGATGCAACTGGACCTCCCTGCCCTGATCACTTACGGATTCCGGCACAATGCCCTGCAGGCCCTCACCGAAACGCTTCAAGGCAAGAGCCCTGCTGGAAAACTGCCTGTTCAGTTCTGA
- a CDS encoding ABC transporter substrate-binding protein: MLKKALMVSAALGMGLGFAQQKVEIEFWSWYLSPKFDNYLKDTIKDFEAKNPNITVKWFDKQDTMVQDLIASINLGKAPDVVNLNIPDTFSAAQNGFLTDISTLTPMSELKGQFWDNPLNNFTVNGKPYGYPWYGWLNEGVMVYNSDLVKKAGYSEKTLPKTNDQLLAFAKRVKDRTGQYGWIPNFIDASGAPLWHGFFYADGLPIYDEKTGKAQFTSSKHVALLKKYVDMYKAGYFPEDMLRKEAFQLSMELYNQGKLATIVGGPQSLTRIKDANKDLYGKTRVAEAPLGKSGRSTGGGMDLVIPAASKHKKEAAMFAEFLSNNVNQMKFAKIVAIVPTSKGAEKDPFFKQESNDPIIQASGMVGASGRYIDPGFNPPKNSSVLYKNLVDNLEAAFLGKKTPKQALDDAATFWNANVNK; this comes from the coding sequence ATGCTCAAAAAAGCGTTAATGGTCAGCGCCGCACTCGGTATGGGACTCGGTTTTGCTCAGCAGAAGGTTGAAATTGAATTCTGGAGCTGGTACCTGAGCCCCAAATTCGACAACTACCTCAAAGACACCATCAAGGACTTTGAGGCCAAGAACCCCAACATCACCGTCAAATGGTTCGACAAGCAAGACACCATGGTGCAGGACCTGATTGCCTCCATCAACCTGGGCAAAGCCCCCGATGTGGTCAACCTCAACATCCCTGACACCTTCTCCGCTGCCCAGAACGGCTTCCTGACCGACATCAGCACCCTCACCCCCATGAGCGAACTGAAAGGCCAGTTCTGGGACAACCCCCTCAACAACTTCACCGTGAACGGCAAGCCTTATGGCTACCCCTGGTACGGCTGGCTGAACGAAGGCGTGATGGTCTACAACTCTGATCTGGTCAAGAAAGCCGGATACAGCGAGAAGACCCTGCCCAAGACCAACGACCAGCTGCTGGCCTTCGCCAAGCGCGTCAAGGACCGCACCGGTCAGTACGGCTGGATTCCCAACTTCATCGACGCCAGCGGTGCACCCCTGTGGCACGGCTTCTTCTACGCCGATGGCCTCCCCATCTACGACGAGAAGACCGGCAAGGCCCAGTTCACCAGCAGCAAGCACGTCGCCCTGCTGAAGAAGTACGTCGACATGTACAAAGCCGGCTACTTCCCCGAAGACATGCTGCGCAAAGAAGCCTTCCAGCTCAGCATGGAGCTGTACAACCAGGGCAAACTGGCCACCATCGTCGGTGGACCCCAGTCCCTCACCCGCATCAAAGACGCCAACAAGGACCTGTACGGCAAGACCAGGGTGGCAGAAGCCCCCCTCGGCAAGTCCGGTCGTTCCACCGGTGGTGGCATGGACCTCGTGATTCCCGCAGCTTCCAAGCACAAGAAAGAAGCCGCCATGTTCGCCGAGTTCCTCAGCAACAACGTCAACCAGATGAAATTCGCCAAGATCGTGGCCATCGTTCCCACCTCCAAAGGTGCTGAAAAAGACCCCTTCTTCAAGCAGGAGTCCAACGATCCCATCATCCAGGCCAGCGGAATGGTCGGAGCCAGCGGACGCTACATCGACCCCGGCTTCAACCCTCCCAAGAACTCCAGCGTGCTCTACAAGAACCTCGTCGACAACCTCGAAGCCGCCTTCCTCGGCAAGAAGACCCCCAAGCAGGCCCTCGACGACGCCGCAACCTTCTGGAACGCCAACGTCAACAAATAA
- a CDS encoding carbohydrate ABC transporter permease, whose product MQNKTRTALIAYAFLAPALILLAVFTFYPVIYGSYLGFTEYKAAQFAAGEAPRFIGVQNFIALFQDELFLKGLWNSIKYIAIVPALQIAALAIAVAVNRKLPFMAFFRAAYYVPVITSIATAAVMWDWIFQKEGTLNWVLQGLHIINSNSAFGWLNNEHTAIWALMLVTFWRGFGYYMVLYMGGLQAVPEEVEEAAYLDGATPFQTFWLVIVPMMRPTLLLCSLLSTFAAIRVLDEVVALTPGGGPLNSTYTALMYVYQKAFDGFNFDYGMASAAGLIIAVIGIGLSIVQFRLNREGEERA is encoded by the coding sequence ATGCAAAACAAAACCCGCACAGCCCTGATTGCCTACGCGTTTCTCGCACCGGCCCTGATTCTGCTGGCTGTCTTCACCTTCTACCCGGTGATTTACGGAAGTTACCTCGGGTTCACCGAGTACAAGGCTGCGCAATTTGCTGCTGGCGAGGCCCCAAGGTTCATCGGGGTGCAGAACTTCATCGCGCTTTTTCAGGACGAACTTTTCCTCAAGGGCCTGTGGAACTCCATCAAGTACATTGCCATTGTGCCTGCCCTGCAGATTGCAGCCCTGGCGATTGCCGTGGCTGTGAACCGCAAACTGCCCTTCATGGCTTTTTTCCGTGCAGCCTATTATGTTCCGGTCATCACCTCCATTGCCACGGCAGCCGTGATGTGGGACTGGATTTTTCAGAAAGAGGGAACCCTCAACTGGGTTTTGCAGGGCCTGCACATCATAAACTCAAATTCCGCTTTTGGCTGGCTCAACAATGAACACACCGCCATCTGGGCCCTGATGCTCGTCACCTTCTGGCGCGGCTTCGGCTACTACATGGTGCTTTACATGGGCGGTCTGCAGGCCGTTCCCGAAGAGGTTGAGGAGGCCGCCTACCTGGATGGTGCAACTCCATTCCAGACCTTCTGGCTTGTGATTGTCCCCATGATGCGCCCCACCCTGCTGCTGTGCAGCCTGCTTTCCACCTTCGCAGCCATCCGTGTGCTGGATGAAGTGGTGGCCCTGACGCCCGGTGGCGGGCCCCTCAACAGCACCTACACCGCCTTGATGTACGTGTACCAGAAAGCCTTTGACGGCTTCAACTTTGACTACGGCATGGCTTCCGCTGCTGGCCTGATCATCGCCGTGATTGGCATCGGACTGTCCATTGTGCAGTTCCGCCTGAACAGAGAAGGGGAGGAAAGGGCATGA
- a CDS encoding carbohydrate ABC transporter permease — translation MSVTQDRIVQDEHKRAVARAKSKKLLNTILIYAFLVLVLVFAVFPFLWTLAISFTDKSATGGVSIYDFPGSLMPRQITIANFIEVFTQLKIAQPFWNSVVISLFTVVGTLIVSALAAYPLARMDFPGRNILFGAIIATLVLPTETAFIVNTMTLKNLANLPVIGGNNCFAPSSVAPYVCQGLGTYWSVVLPTIATGFGIFLLRQSYLSIPQALLEAARIDGATETQILWRIMIPLSMPAMTALGIFTLVNTWNAYVWPKIALLGAQNLEPMSIAVLKLKGQYNFDPFNIAAGAVIMMVPILIVFLSAQKLFLRGLDGAVK, via the coding sequence ATGAGCGTGACCCAGGATCGAATCGTGCAAGACGAGCACAAACGTGCCGTTGCAAGGGCAAAAAGCAAGAAACTCCTGAACACCATCCTGATTTACGCTTTCCTTGTCCTGGTTCTGGTTTTTGCTGTCTTTCCCTTCCTCTGGACCCTCGCCATCTCTTTCACAGACAAGAGTGCCACAGGTGGCGTCAGCATTTATGACTTCCCTGGAAGTCTGATGCCCAGGCAGATCACCATTGCCAACTTCATTGAGGTTTTCACCCAGCTCAAGATTGCCCAGCCGTTCTGGAACTCTGTGGTGATCAGCCTGTTCACTGTCGTTGGAACCCTGATTGTTTCTGCTCTGGCTGCTTATCCTCTGGCCCGCATGGATTTCCCTGGACGCAACATCCTTTTCGGGGCGATCATTGCCACCCTGGTGCTGCCCACCGAAACCGCCTTCATCGTCAACACCATGACCCTCAAGAACCTGGCCAACCTCCCCGTGATCGGTGGCAACAACTGCTTTGCGCCTTCTTCAGTTGCCCCTTACGTGTGCCAGGGCCTGGGAACGTACTGGTCCGTGGTGCTGCCCACCATTGCCACCGGATTTGGCATCTTCCTGCTCAGGCAATCCTACCTCTCCATTCCCCAGGCCCTGCTTGAAGCAGCCCGCATCGATGGAGCGACCGAAACCCAGATCCTCTGGCGCATCATGATTCCCCTCTCCATGCCAGCCATGACCGCTCTGGGCATTTTCACCCTGGTCAACACCTGGAATGCCTACGTGTGGCCCAAGATTGCCCTGCTTGGTGCCCAGAACCTGGAGCCCATGTCCATTGCAGTTTTGAAGCTCAAAGGCCAGTACAACTTTGACCCTTTCAACATTGCTGCAGGTGCCGTGATCATGATGGTTCCGATCCTGATTGTTTTCCTCTCGGCCCAGAAGCTCTTCCTCAGGGGCCTTGATGGTGCAGTGAAGTAA
- the galE gene encoding UDP-glucose 4-epimerase GalE: MTKLKVLVTGGAGFIGSTICSALLDAGHTPVILDNLVTGRKEFTVDRIFYQGDIADQQLLRSIFDAHPDIDSVIHCAALIVVPDSVRQPYEYYVENVEKSLHLFRHLLDLGCHKIIYSSSASIYDSTSAVEVDENAPLQPLSPYARTKQMVEMILQDFAVAYQLQSIVLRYFNPIGADPQLRTGLQLERPSHALGKIIEAYQSHQTFYVTGTQWPTRDGSGIRDYIHVWDLALAHVQAVELFDNILSRTPTHHAVYNIGTGQGVTVYELVQAFEEVTGLPLAHEAAPPRPGDSAGTYTISQRASTDLQWSPQRTLQEGIAHALEWAVLRKEKLLQHKN; this comes from the coding sequence ATGACCAAGCTTAAAGTGCTGGTTACAGGAGGGGCTGGGTTTATCGGAAGCACGATATGCTCCGCCTTGCTGGATGCGGGACACACGCCAGTCATCCTGGACAACCTGGTCACCGGACGGAAGGAGTTTACTGTTGATCGGATCTTCTATCAGGGAGACATTGCCGATCAACAGCTTCTGCGAAGCATTTTTGATGCGCATCCAGACATTGATTCGGTGATCCATTGCGCTGCTCTGATTGTTGTTCCTGACTCTGTCAGACAACCTTACGAGTACTACGTGGAAAATGTCGAGAAATCTCTCCATTTGTTCCGTCATTTGTTGGATCTGGGATGTCACAAAATCATTTACAGCTCTTCGGCCTCAATCTATGACAGCACCTCTGCGGTGGAAGTCGATGAAAATGCCCCTCTCCAGCCGCTCAGTCCTTATGCCCGCACCAAGCAAATGGTCGAAATGATCCTTCAGGATTTTGCCGTTGCTTACCAGTTGCAATCCATCGTTTTGCGTTACTTCAATCCCATTGGTGCAGATCCTCAGTTGAGAACCGGGTTGCAGCTTGAACGGCCCTCTCATGCTCTGGGCAAAATCATTGAGGCATATCAGAGCCACCAGACCTTTTACGTGACGGGAACACAATGGCCCACACGTGATGGGTCAGGCATCCGGGATTACATTCATGTGTGGGATCTGGCCCTGGCCCATGTTCAGGCCGTGGAACTTTTTGACAACATTTTGTCCCGTACCCCCACCCACCATGCGGTCTACAACATCGGAACAGGTCAGGGTGTGACCGTATATGAGCTGGTCCAGGCTTTTGAAGAGGTGACTGGTTTGCCTCTTGCCCATGAAGCAGCGCCCCCCCGCCCTGGTGATTCAGCAGGAACATACACCATCAGCCAGCGGGCCAGCACAGACTTGCAGTGGAGCCCACAGCGGACCCTCCAAGAAGGCATTGCCCATGCTCTGGAATGGGCCGTGTTGCGCAAGGAGAAATTGCTGCAACACAAGAATTGA
- a CDS encoding UDP-glucose dehydrogenase family protein has product MSASQMTVAVVGTGYVGLTTGVALAYLGHHIIAIDKDPRKIELLSKYQSPIHEKGLQELLTTARSKITVTPDYEPAAEADVIIIAVGTPPKQNGEADTRFVEAAARDIASVLKADRDYVVVVKSTVPIGSNRRVASVIEKVLAERGVVTRVTFASNPEFLREGMALHDTLYPDRIVIGSEKDQAISTLRKMYQPLLEQTFDAPSFLPRPASFPLPPLITTDPTSAEMIKYAANAFLAVKISFINEVAGLCEKVGADVLEVARGMGLDSRIGPKFLQAGLGWGGSCFPKDTQALQAIAGEYGYTLPIIHASREVNARQRVLVLEKLQSALKVLRGRTITVLGMAFKPGTDDVRDSPGMELMQVLLERGVHVRGHDPIAIENARNMLADMDIKWCEDVEESMKEADAILIATDWPEYKHLPWNDLVKHMKTPVIVDARNILSHYDFDGNVNYIGVGR; this is encoded by the coding sequence ATGAGCGCATCACAGATGACCGTTGCAGTGGTTGGTACAGGATACGTGGGACTGACGACAGGTGTGGCCCTGGCTTACCTGGGACACCACATCATCGCCATTGACAAAGACCCCAGGAAAATTGAACTGCTCAGCAAATACCAGAGCCCCATCCATGAAAAAGGCCTTCAGGAACTGCTGACCACGGCCAGATCCAAAATCACTGTGACCCCTGATTATGAACCTGCAGCCGAAGCCGATGTGATCATCATAGCCGTGGGTACACCTCCCAAGCAAAACGGTGAAGCAGACACCCGCTTTGTGGAAGCTGCTGCCCGGGACATTGCCAGTGTGCTCAAAGCAGACCGCGATTATGTGGTGGTCGTGAAATCCACTGTGCCCATCGGCAGCAACCGCCGTGTGGCTTCTGTGATCGAAAAAGTCCTGGCAGAACGTGGCGTGGTTACCCGGGTCACTTTTGCTTCCAACCCAGAGTTCCTGCGTGAAGGGATGGCCTTGCATGACACCCTGTACCCGGACCGCATAGTGATCGGATCGGAGAAGGACCAGGCCATCAGCACCCTGCGCAAGATGTACCAGCCCCTCCTGGAGCAGACTTTCGATGCGCCTTCATTTCTGCCCCGTCCAGCCAGCTTTCCGCTGCCTCCCCTGATCACCACCGACCCCACCAGTGCAGAAATGATCAAATACGCTGCCAATGCGTTCCTGGCTGTCAAGATCAGTTTCATCAACGAGGTGGCCGGACTCTGCGAGAAAGTGGGTGCAGACGTGCTGGAAGTGGCCCGTGGCATGGGGCTGGACTCCCGCATCGGCCCCAAATTCCTGCAAGCCGGCCTGGGCTGGGGGGGAAGCTGTTTCCCCAAGGACACCCAGGCCCTGCAAGCCATCGCTGGAGAATATGGCTACACCCTCCCCATCATTCATGCCAGCCGTGAAGTGAATGCCCGCCAGCGTGTGCTGGTGCTGGAAAAACTGCAATCTGCCCTCAAAGTGCTGCGGGGCCGCACCATCACTGTGCTGGGCATGGCGTTCAAGCCTGGCACCGACGATGTGCGGGATTCCCCCGGCATGGAACTGATGCAGGTGCTGCTGGAGCGTGGGGTACACGTGCGCGGCCATGACCCCATTGCCATTGAGAATGCCCGCAACATGCTGGCCGACATGGACATCAAGTGGTGCGAGGATGTGGAAGAAAGCATGAAAGAGGCCGATGCCATCCTGATTGCCACCGACTGGCCTGAATACAAGCACCTGCCGTGGAACGATCTGGTGAAACACATGAAAACCCCGGTGATTGTGGATGCCCGCAACATCCTGTCCCACTATGATTTTGATGGCAACGTGAATTACATTGGGGTGGGCAGATGA
- a CDS encoding NAD-dependent epimerase/dehydratase family protein has product MKHALVTGGAGFIGSHLVDRLLQEGWKVTTIDNFEPFYDPKIKRDNVRQQLKHPNFRLLELDIRDAAGLEDALTDQYDVIVHLAAKAGVRPSIQDPIAYQETNVRGTQNLLELAKKLGVKQFVFASSSSVYGVNPNVPWNEDDHVLLPISPYASTKVSGELLGHVYSHLYGIRFIGLRFFTVYGPRQRPDLAIHKFFKKVLKGEAIDVFGDGSTRRDYTFIDDIVAGIRGAMAYQDTDYAIFNLGNNETVTLSDLIQKIGEIAGQEVKINRLPDQPGDVPQTWANVQLANQKLQFSPQVSIDDGLRSFHDWLTRTPV; this is encoded by the coding sequence ATGAAACACGCGCTGGTGACAGGTGGGGCGGGCTTCATTGGCAGCCATCTGGTGGACCGCCTGTTGCAGGAAGGCTGGAAAGTCACCACCATTGACAACTTTGAACCTTTCTATGATCCCAAAATCAAGAGGGACAATGTTCGCCAGCAGCTCAAACATCCAAATTTCAGGCTGCTGGAGCTGGACATTCGAGATGCTGCAGGCCTGGAGGATGCCCTGACCGACCAGTACGATGTGATTGTGCATCTGGCCGCCAAGGCAGGGGTGCGCCCCAGCATTCAGGACCCCATTGCTTACCAGGAAACCAACGTCCGGGGGACGCAAAACCTGCTGGAACTGGCCAAGAAACTGGGTGTCAAACAATTTGTTTTTGCCAGCAGCAGCAGTGTATATGGCGTGAACCCCAATGTTCCCTGGAATGAAGACGACCATGTGCTCTTGCCCATCAGTCCTTATGCCAGCACCAAGGTCAGTGGTGAATTGCTGGGCCACGTTTACAGTCACCTTTACGGCATCCGCTTCATTGGCCTGCGCTTCTTTACAGTGTATGGCCCCCGACAGCGTCCTGATCTGGCCATTCACAAGTTCTTCAAGAAGGTTCTGAAAGGTGAAGCCATTGATGTGTTTGGAGATGGCAGCACCCGACGGGATTACACCTTCATTGACGATATTGTGGCAGGCATTCGTGGTGCCATGGCGTATCAGGACACCGACTATGCCATCTTCAACCTGGGCAACAATGAAACAGTGACCCTCTCCGACCTGATCCAGAAGATTGGTGAAATCGCAGGTCAAGAAGTGAAGATCAACCGCCTGCCTGACCAACCAGGGGATGTGCCACAGACCTGGGCCAATGTGCAGCTGGCCAACCAGAAGCTCCAATTCTCTCCTCAGGTCTCCATCGACGATGGCCTCAGGAGTTTCCATGATTGGTTGACCCGGACTCCAGTATGA
- a CDS encoding oligosaccharide flippase family protein has protein sequence MVDPDSSMKSGFWRFGSVILSTILQIGFTSIVARLVKPEDYGVAALFIAAFGIIGLIADFGMSTSFILIRKVSRFKMETYRLASVLVYGAMALISSVLISAWFIDRKGYIEVSQDLPLILLTAMALCVKGWSMVDESLNIKNMKFKKIALIDIGSLIFSFGIIGISLAFYSKNYLAVFLPLLVHQITRGLLFTFLGKQYRSTSWARLKYISAVFKKSYGFAINNIAGNAIDIAPVFIIQWLFGIKTLGYYNRINQLYVSPAKTLGSSIAYVLFPKFANRSLIDQKTMYLKLVGIAVPAFSAISCILALNGDLLVDILLGPKWQEIVMPLSILFYGLIFRIFFRINETIIKSNGDWVKRSAYQALFGVTSIVMLIAFKGWNLMGIAIALTLSAVLYHAALQIEVNRFLGISLKSYTGALLKSLMVIVFVHLLYILVDLTGFETIGKSLLFFAVISAGSLFFLFQVRKGPRAV, from the coding sequence TTGGTTGACCCGGACTCCAGTATGAAGAGTGGGTTTTGGCGCTTCGGCTCTGTGATTCTGAGCACCATTCTGCAGATTGGCTTCACCAGCATTGTTGCAAGATTGGTGAAGCCAGAGGATTATGGTGTGGCAGCATTGTTTATCGCTGCTTTCGGAATCATAGGTCTGATTGCGGATTTTGGTATGTCGACCAGTTTCATCTTGATCAGAAAAGTCTCCAGATTCAAGATGGAAACTTATCGGCTGGCATCTGTTTTGGTTTATGGTGCAATGGCACTGATCAGCTCTGTGCTGATCAGTGCCTGGTTTATTGATCGAAAGGGATATATTGAGGTAAGTCAGGATTTACCTCTCATCTTGCTGACGGCAATGGCTTTATGTGTCAAAGGCTGGTCTATGGTTGATGAGTCTTTGAACATCAAAAACATGAAATTCAAGAAGATCGCACTGATTGATATTGGCAGTTTGATTTTTTCTTTTGGGATAATTGGAATATCTCTGGCTTTTTACTCTAAAAACTATCTGGCAGTCTTTTTACCCCTCCTGGTGCACCAGATCACTAGAGGTTTGCTTTTTACATTCCTCGGCAAACAATACAGATCTACTTCCTGGGCAAGATTGAAGTATATCTCTGCAGTATTCAAAAAAAGCTATGGCTTTGCAATAAATAATATTGCGGGGAACGCCATAGATATAGCGCCAGTTTTTATTATCCAGTGGTTGTTTGGGATAAAAACGCTGGGATATTACAACAGAATCAATCAACTTTATGTATCTCCAGCCAAGACTCTTGGTTCCAGTATTGCTTATGTGCTTTTCCCCAAGTTCGCCAATAGGAGTTTGATCGACCAGAAAACGATGTACCTAAAACTTGTAGGAATTGCAGTTCCTGCTTTTTCTGCAATTTCTTGTATTCTGGCTCTGAACGGTGATTTGCTTGTTGATATATTGCTGGGTCCAAAATGGCAAGAAATAGTGATGCCGCTAAGCATACTGTTCTATGGGCTTATTTTTAGAATATTTTTCAGAATCAATGAAACCATTATCAAATCTAATGGTGATTGGGTCAAACGAAGTGCGTATCAAGCGCTTTTCGGGGTTACCTCTATTGTAATGCTTATAGCGTTCAAAGGGTGGAATTTGATGGGTATTGCGATTGCTCTTACGCTGTCTGCTGTTCTGTATCATGCAGCTCTGCAGATTGAAGTCAATCGTTTTCTTGGAATAAGCTTAAAGAGCTATACGGGTGCTTTGTTGAAGAGTTTGATGGTAATCGTTTTTGTGCACTTATTATACATTCTTGTTGATTTAACTGGATTCGAAACCATAGGAAAATCACTGCTGTTCTTCGCTGTTATTTCTGCGGGATCTTTATTTTTCCTGTTTCAGGTCAGAAAGGGGCCAAGGGCAGTATGA
- a CDS encoding glycosyltransferase family 4 protein: MIPWIKGLKAVGVTVDVVSIYAGKTESYQEITPRVLGVSRLSRMLIKVGCRLLKMSEFNSTLYFGFPSIRKLRKEIASIAPGISVIRPPLSMFGIIVSCLSLMRRSKIIFYTQGNLFEKQYSRKNQKIIDGLISVFRAVWITPVLGDTKGRKKHDKMYYFPFAMEVKNDSPRQSVKQILCVGKFEQRKNHHLLLQAISGLKEQYAFHVKLVGEVSSKEHEQYMQSICRMIDQLGLQKHVSVLTNIPFVKMHELYEEADLFVLPSANESASVSQLEAMAFGCPVICSDDNGTRFYVEPEKTGYWMKKNDPEDLTRCLEALLSDPEKVQQFSKNCLETLKEVHDPVVLGHKLLEIAQGGKR, encoded by the coding sequence ATGATCCCCTGGATCAAAGGATTGAAGGCGGTTGGGGTAACTGTTGATGTTGTTTCAATATATGCGGGAAAAACTGAAAGTTATCAGGAAATCACCCCGAGGGTTCTTGGAGTTTCCAGGCTCTCCAGGATGCTTATCAAAGTTGGTTGTCGCTTATTAAAAATGAGTGAATTTAATTCTACTTTATATTTCGGATTTCCCAGCATCAGAAAGCTCAGGAAGGAAATCGCTTCAATTGCTCCCGGTATTTCCGTGATTCGCCCACCTCTTTCGATGTTTGGCATCATTGTCTCCTGTTTAAGTTTAATGAGAAGGTCTAAAATCATTTTCTATACCCAGGGTAACCTGTTTGAAAAACAATATTCCAGGAAGAATCAGAAGATCATTGATGGCCTGATCTCTGTGTTTCGGGCAGTGTGGATTACTCCAGTTCTGGGTGATACAAAAGGTCGGAAGAAGCACGATAAGATGTACTATTTCCCTTTTGCTATGGAAGTAAAAAACGATAGTCCGAGGCAATCTGTCAAACAGATTCTGTGTGTTGGAAAATTTGAGCAACGAAAGAATCACCACTTGCTTTTGCAGGCAATATCCGGCCTAAAGGAACAATACGCTTTCCATGTAAAACTGGTCGGAGAAGTCTCTAGCAAAGAGCATGAACAATATATGCAATCCATCTGCAGGATGATTGATCAGCTTGGCTTACAAAAGCATGTTAGTGTATTAACAAATATTCCATTTGTTAAGATGCATGAACTTTATGAAGAAGCGGATCTTTTTGTGCTTCCAAGTGCAAACGAGTCTGCCTCGGTCTCTCAATTGGAAGCGATGGCTTTTGGTTGTCCAGTCATTTGCTCTGATGACAACGGCACTCGATTTTATGTAGAGCCTGAAAAAACCGGATATTGGATGAAGAAGAATGATCCAGAGGATCTGACGAGATGCCTTGAGGCTTTACTTTCTGATCCAGAGAAAGTCCAGCAATTCTCAAAGAACTGCCTGGAGACTTTGAAAGAAGTTCACGATCCCGTTGTTCTGGGTCATAAGTTGCTAGAGATAGCTCAAGGGGGTAAGAGGTGA